The Desulfitobacterium chlororespirans DSM 11544 sequence TTTCTGTTGATTGATGGTTAAAAAGGCATTATGCATCCAATACCGGGCAAAGGTCTCGCCATGAAGATAACCTTCCGCTTGGGCAATTTCATTTTCATGGTGAGGGAAGACCAAATCTCCCCCTCCCCCGTGAATATCAAAGCCGGAGCCTAAGTACTTCAAGGACATGGCACTACACTCAATATGCCAGCCGGGACGGCCTTTTCCCCAAGGGCTTTCCCAGAAGGGCTCCCCGGGTTTGGCATTTTTCCACAGTGCAAAATCCATGGGGTTCCGTTTGCGTTCCCCTACTTCCACCCGGGCACCTGCTTGCATATCCTCAAGCGTCCGGCCGGAAAGCTTACCATAAGCGGGAAGCTTGTCCACGGCAAAATAAACATCCCCATCCACAGCATAAGCTAAGCCTTGCTCTTCCAGGCCTTTAATAATCTCTATCATCTCTGGAATATGATCGGTGGCTTTGGGATGTATGGAGGCCGGCATCAGGTTAAGAGCTCCGGCATCCTTAAAATACTCTTCGATATAGCCCTGGGCCAGCTCCAGGGGATCTCTCCCCTCTTCCTGGCCCCGCTTGATAATCTTATCATCAATATCGGTAAAGTTTTGCACGAAGGTCACATCATAGCCTTTATATAAAAGATAGCGGCGGATCATATCAAAAACAACAAGCATCCGTCCATTGCCCACATGGAAGTAGTTGTATACCGTTGGGCCGCAGGTGTACATGCCTACTTTGCCTTCTTCCCGAGGCTTAAACTCCTCTTTTTGGTGGCTCATGGTGTTGAATAACCTTAACGCCATTGCATTCAGCTCTCCTTTTCCCCTAGTTTTTTCTCCAGATAATTAATCCGTTCCATGAGGATTTGCAATGTTTCCTGTACAGGATCCGGCATTTCTTCTGCCCGGATCTCTTTATTAGATACGGATTTCGTAACTACATGCAATTCCTTTAAGGGCATTCCGTGGCGGGAGACAACCTTTCCGGGAACACCCACCACCGTGGTATTGCTGGGAACAGGCTTCGTGACCACAGATCCTGCCCCGATTTTAACATTATCTCCAATTTTAATGGAACCTAATATTTTAGCTCCCGAACCGATAAAAACATTATTCCCAACAGTAGGGTGTCTTTTGCCTTTTTCTTTACCTGTTCCGCCCAGAGTGACCCCTTGGTAGATGGTCACATTATCCCCCACTTCGGCCGTCTCCCCGATGACCACTCCCATCCCGTGATCAATAAAGAGCCCCTGGCCGATTTCCGCACCGGGATGAATTTCTATCCCTGTAAAAAAACGGGAGGTCTGGGAGATTAATCGCGGGATTAAAACCATATTCTTTTTATACAGACAGTGTGCCAGACGATGGGCGATCAGCGCATGAAGACCCGGATAGCACAGGATAATCTCAACTATCGTTTTGGCCGCCGGATCTCTCTCAATAATCACTTTAATGTCTTGCTTAATTTGGCTAAACACCACATATCACCTTCTACAGATAAATCCATCTTAAATCCACAGGGCACAGAAAACCAACTCAATATAACTCAATATAAAAAGAAACCCTCCGTCCAGAGACGAAGGATTTCCGCGGTTCCACTCTGATTGAACAGTTTCCTGCTCCACTCATAGCCTTAACGCAGCCTTACGGAAGGATCTGTTCACCCTTCAAACGCTCCAGGACGCACTTCAAAAGCTCCTTCGGGATGGCTTCCACCTTTTCCATCCTCTCTTTGACAAAGGTCTCTTTCTACTCTTTCCCTTCATGACGTACCTTTCATATTCACAAACAAAAAGGATCTATTGCATTATATGCAAATGCAACTCATGGTGTTAGTATAGAGAATCCTTGAGAACCTGTCAACAGAGTAAGTAAGTTGGGCCGCGCAGCTTATGGAGCGACCGGTGTAAATCAAAATCCTAGAGACCAAACTCACGGGTCTATTTTCAGTGCAGCCACATCCTATTAGCGGCTGCCAGCAAGCAAAGCCTTCGTCCCCGCCAAGCGGCTCAGCACATTCTCCAGCCCCAGCAGCGGGACAATGTCATAGAGCTCCGGTCCATGCATTTGTCCGGTCAGTGCGATCCGGATGGGCATGAAGACTTGTTTGCCGCCCAACTTCGTTTCTTTGGTGATCTGCTTAAATAAAGGCTTCACCGTGTCGACACGAATTGCCTCCAGGCTCTTTAATTTTTCCACAAAGAGGTCCAGAACAGCCGGAACTTGTTCCCCTTGCAGGATCTCCAGTGCTTCCCCTTCCGGAGCGGGGGCTTCTCCCCCTTGTACATAATGGACGAAATCCTTAACCTGAGCCATATAGGAAAGATGATTAATGATCGCCTGAACGTAGTGAGTCACCCAGGCCCGTTCCCCTTCGGAGAGGGTTCCTTGGGAAATGGCTCCCATCTCCCGGAGATAAGGCACAGCCAAATCTGTGAGCCGCTCGGGGTCCGCCTGCTTAATATAATGAGCGTTCATATAGTTTAATTTATTCAAGTCAAAAACCGCCGGACTCTTGGAGACCCGCTCCAAAGAGAAGGCTTGGGTCATTTCCTCCAGGGTAAAGAATTCTTCTTCCCCTGGGGGAGACCAGCCCATCAGGGCAATGAAATTCACCACAGCCTCCGGCAGATA is a genomic window containing:
- the cysS gene encoding cysteine--tRNA ligase, yielding MALRLFNTMSHQKEEFKPREEGKVGMYTCGPTVYNYFHVGNGRMLVVFDMIRRYLLYKGYDVTFVQNFTDIDDKIIKRGQEEGRDPLELAQGYIEEYFKDAGALNLMPASIHPKATDHIPEMIEIIKGLEEQGLAYAVDGDVYFAVDKLPAYGKLSGRTLEDMQAGARVEVGERKRNPMDFALWKNAKPGEPFWESPWGKGRPGWHIECSAMSLKYLGSGFDIHGGGGDLVFPHHENEIAQAEGYLHGETFARYWMHNAFLTINQQKMSKSLGNFFTVREILEHFPGEVIRFYLLGTHYRSPLDFDDENLRMAQKGLERLQTSIRLADEALGRQGKNSADAAPEQKLKAAAAEARREFEEAMDDDFNSALAYASLFELGKAINAHVQAYPYSSEGLLKARATLWELADVLGFDLAKPANQAEAGNEKLDQVMELLLEVRAIARKKKDWEMSDLIRDRLKDLGIVLEDTPQGARWTLK
- the cysE gene encoding serine O-acetyltransferase, with product MVFSQIKQDIKVIIERDPAAKTIVEIILCYPGLHALIAHRLAHCLYKKNMVLIPRLISQTSRFFTGIEIHPGAEIGQGLFIDHGMGVVIGETAEVGDNVTIYQGVTLGGTGKEKGKRHPTVGNNVFIGSGAKILGSIKIGDNVKIGAGSVVTKPVPSNTTVVGVPGKVVSRHGMPLKELHVVTKSVSNKEIRAEEMPDPVQETLQILMERINYLEKKLGEKES